Proteins from a single region of Candidatus Fusobacterium pullicola:
- a CDS encoding flavodoxin domain-containing protein, translated as MKTAIFYGSTTGTTEMVAEKVGELLGAEVLSATDIDRVENYDFVIFATSTWGMGELQDDWYG; from the coding sequence ATGAAAACAGCAATTTTTTATGGAAGTACAACTGGAACAACTGAAATGGTAGCTGAAAAGGTAGGCGAGTTACTAGGAGCAGAGGTTTTATCAGCTACAGATATTGATAGAGTTGAAAATTATGATTTTGTAATATTTGCCACTTCTACTTGGGGAATGGGAGAGTTACAAGATGATTGGTATGGTG